The following are encoded in a window of Phaseolus vulgaris cultivar G19833 chromosome 3, P. vulgaris v2.0, whole genome shotgun sequence genomic DNA:
- the LOC137807210 gene encoding eukaryotic initiation factor 4A-11-like encodes MAGLAPEGSNFDTRHFDSKMSDLLSSDGQDFFTSYDEVFESFDAMGLQENLLRGIYAYGFEKPSAIQQRGIVPFCKGLDVIQQAQSGTGKTATFCSGILQQLDYSLTQCQALVLAPTRELAQQIEKVMRALGDYLGVKVHACVGGTSVREDQRILSSGVHVVVGTPGRVFDMLRRQSLQPDNIKMFVLDEADEMLSRGFKDQIYDIFQLLPSKIQVGVFSATMPPEALEITRKFMNKPVRILVKRDELTLEGIKQFYVNVDKEEWKLDTLCDLYETLAITQSVIFVNTRRKVDWLTDKMRSRDHTVSATHGDMDQNTRDIIMREFRSGSSRVLITTDLLARGIDVQQVSLVINYDLPTQPENYLHRIGRSGRFGRKGVAINFVTKDDDKMLFDIQKFYNVVVEELPSNVAELL; translated from the exons ATGGCTGGACTTGCGCCCGAGGGGTCGAATTTCGACACGCGTCACTTTGATTCCAAAATGAGTGACCT gcTGTCTTCTGATGGGCAGGACTTCTTCACGTCCTATGATGAggtttttgaaagttttgatGCTATGGGATTGCAGGAGAATCTTCTGAGGGGCATTTACGCATATG GTTTTGAAAAGCCATCAGCCATTCAGCAAAGGGGGATAGTTCCCTTCTGCAAGGGACTTGATGTTATTCAACAGGCTCAGTCTGGAACTGGGAAGACAGCTACTTTCTGTTCCGGTATTCTGCAGCAACTTGACTATAGCTTGACGCAATGCCAGGCCTTGGTTTTAGCACCAACTCGTGAGCTTGCTCAGCAGATTGAAAAGGTTATGCGGGCACTTGGAGATTATCTTGGTGTTAAGGTTCATGCTTGTGTGGGAGGTACCAGTGTCCGTGAAGACCAACGCATTTTGTCCAGCGGAGTTCATGTTGTGGTTGGTACCCCTGGTCGTGTTTTTGATATGCTTCGTAGGCAATCACTCCAACCTGATAATATCAAGATGTTTGTATTGGATGAGGCTGATGAAATGCTTTCCCGAGGTTTTAAGGATCAG ATCTATGATATATTCCAGCTGCTGCCATCTAAGATTCAAGTGGGAGTTTTCTCAGCCACAATGCCTCCTGAGGCCCTTGAGATCACAAGAAAGTTCATGAACAAACCTGTGAGGATCCTTGTGAAGCGTGATGAGCTCACCTTGGAGGGTATAAAGCAGTTTTATGTCAATGTTGACAAAGAGGAATGGAAGCTGGACACCCTCTGTGATCTTTATGAGACGTTAGCAATCACCCAGAGTGTCATTTTTGTGAACACAAGAAGGAAAGTTGATTGGTTGACTGACAAAATGAGAAGCCGTGACCACACTGTCTCAGCAACCCATGGAGACATGGACCAGAATACCAGGGACATTATTATGCGTGAATTCCGATCTGGTTCTTCCCGAGTCTTGATTACTACTGATCTTTTGGCCCGTGGTATTGATGTCCAACAAGTGTCTCTAGTTATAAATTATGATCTCCCCACACAGCCAGAGAATTATCTGCATCGTATTGGTCGCAGTGGAAGGTTTGGCAGGAAAGGTGTGGCTATCAACTTTGTCACAAAGGATGACGATAAAATGCTGTTCGACATCCAGAAGTTTTATAATGTGGTAGTTGAGGAGCTGCCTTCAAATGTTGCTGAGCTCCTTTAA